The following proteins are co-located in the Nocardia bhagyanarayanae genome:
- a CDS encoding phenylacetate--CoA ligase family protein, protein MRSVPFSARYWSSVETLSAQEARRVQDERLREQLAYLAAHSAFYQAKFAEHGVDMGKIETVADLAGLPFTQKQELRDSLASAPPLGTHVAAADADIVQIQASSGTTGSPSYVGLTESDIRTWSELGARALYANGFRPGDRLLHGFGMSKGFVGGLPIVQILQYMGIVDIPIGAEAGAERLLRVQADQRPNALIGTPYFLTHLAEQAPQIVGRAAAELGVRAISVGGEPGGGLPAVREKLESLWGATAREMLGGTDIACTYWGECEVGDGMHFLSPDLMVAELIDPETGDQVTPVEGASGELVYTALRRQASPLLRFRTRDHVVVTGTDCACGRTGYKVRCVGRTDDMLIVRGINLFPSAVKELVMELAPATTGEMRIRADFEGHSTQRPLPLVVEYALDLTAEQRDDLRTTIEGRVRSALNVKTTVELVPDGTLKRPDHVKVALIERVPTT, encoded by the coding sequence ATGAGAAGTGTTCCTTTCTCGGCGCGGTACTGGAGTTCTGTCGAGACCCTCTCGGCGCAGGAGGCGCGCCGGGTTCAGGACGAGCGGCTCCGCGAGCAGCTCGCATACCTGGCCGCGCACAGCGCGTTCTACCAGGCGAAGTTCGCCGAGCACGGCGTCGACATGGGCAAGATCGAGACCGTCGCCGACCTCGCCGGCCTGCCGTTCACCCAGAAGCAGGAACTGCGCGACAGCCTCGCGTCCGCACCGCCGCTGGGCACCCATGTCGCCGCCGCCGATGCCGACATCGTCCAGATTCAGGCGTCGTCGGGGACCACGGGCTCACCGTCCTATGTCGGTCTGACGGAAAGCGACATCCGTACCTGGAGTGAGCTGGGCGCACGCGCCCTCTACGCCAACGGATTCCGGCCCGGCGATCGCCTGCTGCACGGATTCGGCATGAGCAAAGGCTTCGTCGGCGGACTGCCGATCGTGCAGATACTGCAGTACATGGGCATCGTCGACATCCCGATCGGCGCGGAAGCAGGCGCCGAGCGACTGCTGCGCGTCCAGGCCGATCAGCGCCCCAACGCCCTGATCGGCACTCCCTACTTCCTCACCCATCTGGCCGAGCAGGCGCCGCAGATCGTCGGCCGCGCCGCCGCCGAACTGGGTGTGCGCGCGATCAGCGTGGGTGGCGAGCCCGGCGGCGGACTGCCCGCGGTGCGCGAGAAGCTCGAGTCGCTGTGGGGCGCCACGGCACGGGAAATGTTGGGCGGCACCGACATCGCGTGCACCTACTGGGGCGAGTGCGAGGTCGGTGACGGCATGCACTTCCTGTCACCGGATCTGATGGTCGCCGAGCTCATCGACCCCGAGACCGGCGACCAGGTGACGCCCGTAGAAGGTGCCAGTGGTGAACTCGTCTACACCGCGCTGCGCCGCCAGGCCTCTCCCCTGCTGCGCTTCCGCACGCGCGACCATGTGGTCGTCACCGGCACCGATTGCGCGTGCGGCCGAACGGGCTACAAGGTGCGCTGTGTCGGCCGCACCGACGACATGCTGATCGTGCGTGGCATCAACCTGTTCCCGTCCGCGGTCAAGGAGCTGGTCATGGAACTGGCGCCCGCGACGACCGGCGAGATGCGCATCCGCGCCGACTTCGAGGGCCACTCCACCCAGCGTCCGCTGCCTCTGGTCGTGGAATACGCACTGGACCTGACCGCCGAACAGCGCGACGATCTGCGCACCACCATCGAAGGCCGAGTGCGCTCAGCGCTCAACGTGAAGACGACCGTCGAGCTGGTGCCCGACGGCACCCTGAAGCGGCCCGACCACGTCAAGGTCGCCCTCATCGAGCGGGTGCCGACCACCTGA
- a CDS encoding acyl-CoA dehydrogenase family protein → MNSNFLDEAQAAWLDTVNKFMDDEITVEYVRKCDIAREYPYEAYEKIAAQGWLGILIDEADGGSGGDIFDYSLMAEGLGKFGFDFACSVLVPTFTAMNILKYGTDEQKARYVKPFIDGQIRFSVSISEPDAGSDASNTKTRARRDENGDWIVSGQKLWCSGAAAKDTVIAMLVRTDADDKHGGLSVLLIPNDTPGLDIRKLPTLSRHATGTTEIFLDEVRVPADALLGEVGQGWKIITDHLELERCAVAAAYVGNAQEAVKAANKYAHERIQFGKPIYEFQVLKHMLAENQTRVDAARLLCYRAAKMKAAGLPAARETSMAKLYGSETLKQCALDGMQILGGYANLPEADMERYLRESVQSTIGGGTSQIQRTIIAKSMRL, encoded by the coding sequence ATGAATTCGAACTTCCTGGACGAGGCGCAGGCAGCCTGGCTCGACACCGTGAACAAGTTCATGGACGACGAGATCACCGTGGAGTATGTGCGCAAGTGTGACATCGCCCGGGAGTACCCGTACGAGGCCTACGAGAAGATCGCCGCCCAGGGCTGGCTCGGCATCCTCATCGACGAGGCCGACGGCGGCTCGGGCGGCGACATCTTCGACTACTCGCTGATGGCCGAGGGGCTGGGCAAGTTCGGTTTCGACTTCGCCTGCTCGGTGCTCGTGCCCACCTTCACCGCGATGAACATCCTCAAGTACGGCACCGACGAGCAGAAGGCGCGCTACGTCAAGCCGTTCATCGACGGTCAGATCCGCTTCTCGGTCTCGATCTCCGAGCCCGACGCCGGTTCGGACGCCTCCAACACCAAGACCCGCGCGCGTCGTGACGAGAACGGTGACTGGATCGTCTCCGGTCAGAAGCTGTGGTGCTCAGGCGCCGCGGCCAAGGACACCGTCATCGCGATGCTGGTGCGCACCGACGCCGACGACAAGCACGGCGGCCTGTCGGTCCTGCTGATCCCCAACGACACCCCCGGCCTGGACATCCGCAAGCTGCCGACGCTGTCTCGGCACGCCACCGGCACGACCGAGATCTTCCTCGACGAGGTCCGCGTACCCGCCGACGCGCTGCTGGGTGAGGTCGGGCAGGGCTGGAAGATCATCACCGACCACCTCGAGCTCGAGCGCTGCGCGGTCGCCGCCGCCTATGTCGGCAACGCCCAGGAAGCGGTCAAGGCCGCCAACAAGTACGCCCACGAGCGCATCCAGTTCGGCAAGCCGATCTACGAGTTCCAGGTGCTCAAGCACATGCTGGCCGAGAACCAGACCCGCGTCGACGCCGCGCGCCTGCTCTGCTACCGCGCCGCCAAGATGAAGGCCGCCGGTCTGCCCGCCGCCCGCGAGACCTCGATGGCCAAGCTCTACGGCTCCGAAACGCTCAAGCAGTGCGCCCTCGACGGCATGCAGATCCTCGGTGGTTACGCCAACCTGCCCGAGGCCGACATGGAGCGGTACCTGCGCGAGAGCGTGCAGTCGACCATCGGCGGCGGCACCTCGCAGATCCAGCGCACCATCATCGCCAAGTCCATGCGCCTCTGA